A stretch of the Bubalus kerabau isolate K-KA32 ecotype Philippines breed swamp buffalo chromosome 11, PCC_UOA_SB_1v2, whole genome shotgun sequence genome encodes the following:
- the NSMF gene encoding NMDA receptor synaptonuclear signaling and neuronal migration factor isoform X1, with protein sequence MGAVASRRRALRSEAMSSVAAKVRAARAFGEYLSQSHPENRNGADHLLADACSGHDGSPEMQPAPQNKRRLSLISNGRYEGSLPEEAASGKPAGEGPQPRVYTISGEPALLPGPEAEAIELAVVKGRRQREQHPHHHSQPLRASPGGSHEDVSRPCQSWAGSRQGSKECPGCAQLAPSPSPQAFGVDQPPLPEAPGRRKKLERMYSVDRVSDDVPIRTWFPKENLFSFQTATTTMQAISVFRGYAERKRRKRENDSASVIQRNFRKHLRMVGSRRVKAQTFAERRERSFSRSWSDPTPMKADTSHDSRDSSDLQSSHCTLGEAFEDLDWEAEKGLEAVACDTEGFVPPKVMLISSKVPKAEYIPTIIRRDDPAIIPILYDHEHATFEDILEEIEKKLNIYHKGAKIWKMLIFCQGGPGHLYLLKNKVATFAKVEKEEDMIHFWKRLSRLMSKVNPEPNVIHVMGCYVLGNPNGEKLFQNLRTLMTPYRVIFESPLELSAQGKQMIETYFDFRLYRLWKSRQHSKLLDFEDVL encoded by the exons ACCACCTGCTGGCTGACGCCTGCTCTGGCCACGACGGGTCCCCCGAGATGCAGCCAGCCCCTCAGAACAAGCGCCGCCTTTCCCTCATCTCCAACGGCCGATATGAGGGCAGCCTTCCGGAGGAGGCTGCCAGCGGGAAGCCGGCTGGTGAGGGCCCCCAGCCCCGCGTGTACACCATCTCAGGGGAGCCGGCCCTGCTGCCCGGCCCGGAGGCCGAGGCCATCGAGCTGGCTGTGGTGAAGGGGCGGCGGCAGCGGGAGCAGCATCCCCACCACCACAGCCAGCCCCTGCGCGCCAGCCCGGGCGGCAGTCACGAGGACGTCAGCAGGCCCTGCCAGAGCTGGGCGGGCAGCCGCCAGGGCTCCAAGGAGTGTCCCGGATGCGCCCAGctcgcccccagcccctcccctcaggCCTTTGGGGTGGACCAGCCGCCTCTGCCTGAGGCTCCCGGCCGCCGCAAGAAGCTGGAGAGGATGTACAGCGTTGACCGAGTGTCTG ATGACGTCCCCATCCGCACCTGGTTCCCCAAGGAAAACCTCTTCAGTTTCCAGACAGCAACCACAACTATGCAAGC CATCTC GGTGTTCAGGGGCTACGCGGAGAGGAAGCGCCGGAAACGGGAGAATGATTCCGCGTCTGTAATCCAGAG GAACTTCCGCAAACACCTGCGCATGGTCGGCAGCCGGCGGGTGAAGGCCCAGA CGTTCGCCGAGCGGCGCGAGCGGAGCTTCAGCCGGTCCTGGAGCGACCCCACCCCCATGAAAGCCGACACCTCTCACGACTCCCGAGACA GTAGTGACCTGCAGAGCTCCCATTGCACCTTGGGTGAGGCTTTCGAGGACCTGGACTGGGAGGCTGAGAAGGGCCTGGAGGCTGTAGCCTGCGACACTGAGGGCTTCGTGCCACCCAAGGTCATG CTCATTTCCTCCAAAGTGCCCAAAGCCGAGTACATCCCCACCATCATCCGCAGGGACGACCCCGCCATCATCCCCATCCTCTAC GACCATGAGCATGCAACCTTCGAGGACATCCTGG aggaGATAGAGAAGAAGCTGAATATCTACCACAAGGGGGCCAAAATCTGGAAGATGCTGATTTTCTGCCAG GGTGGGCCAGGACACTTGTACCTGCTCAAGAACAAGGTGGCCACCTTTGCCaaagtggagaaggaagaggacatGATCCA CTTCTGGAAGCGGTTGAGCCGCTTAATGAGCAAAGTGAACCCTGAGCCGAACGTCATCCACGTCATGGGCTGCTACGTCCTGGGGAACCCCAATGGGGAGAAG CTCTTCCAGAACCTCAGGACCCTCATGACTCCTTACAGGGTCATCTTCGAGTCGCCCCTGGAGCTGTCGGCTCAAG GGAAGCAGATGATCGAGACCTACTTTGACTTCCGGCTGTACCGCCTGTGGAAGAGCCGCCAGCACTCGAAGCTGCTGGACTTTGAGGACGTTCTGTGA
- the NSMF gene encoding NMDA receptor synaptonuclear signaling and neuronal migration factor isoform X2: MGAVASRRRALRSEAMSSVAAKVRAARAFGEYLSQSHPENRNGADHLLADACSGHDGSPEMQPAPQNKRRLSLISNGRYEGSLPEEAASGKPAGEGPQPRVYTISGEPALLPGPEAEAIELAVVKGRRQREQHPHHHSQPLRASPGGSHEDVSRPCQSWAGSRQGSKECPGCAQLAPSPSPQAFGVDQPPLPEAPGRRKKLERMYSVDRVSDDVPIRTWFPKENLFSFQTATTTMQAISVFRGYAERKRRKRENDSASVIQRNFRKHLRMVGSRRVKAQSSDLQSSHCTLGEAFEDLDWEAEKGLEAVACDTEGFVPPKVMLISSKVPKAEYIPTIIRRDDPAIIPILYDHEHATFEDILEEIEKKLNIYHKGAKIWKMLIFCQGGPGHLYLLKNKVATFAKVEKEEDMIHFWKRLSRLMSKVNPEPNVIHVMGCYVLGNPNGEKLFQNLRTLMTPYRVIFESPLELSAQGKQMIETYFDFRLYRLWKSRQHSKLLDFEDVL; the protein is encoded by the exons ACCACCTGCTGGCTGACGCCTGCTCTGGCCACGACGGGTCCCCCGAGATGCAGCCAGCCCCTCAGAACAAGCGCCGCCTTTCCCTCATCTCCAACGGCCGATATGAGGGCAGCCTTCCGGAGGAGGCTGCCAGCGGGAAGCCGGCTGGTGAGGGCCCCCAGCCCCGCGTGTACACCATCTCAGGGGAGCCGGCCCTGCTGCCCGGCCCGGAGGCCGAGGCCATCGAGCTGGCTGTGGTGAAGGGGCGGCGGCAGCGGGAGCAGCATCCCCACCACCACAGCCAGCCCCTGCGCGCCAGCCCGGGCGGCAGTCACGAGGACGTCAGCAGGCCCTGCCAGAGCTGGGCGGGCAGCCGCCAGGGCTCCAAGGAGTGTCCCGGATGCGCCCAGctcgcccccagcccctcccctcaggCCTTTGGGGTGGACCAGCCGCCTCTGCCTGAGGCTCCCGGCCGCCGCAAGAAGCTGGAGAGGATGTACAGCGTTGACCGAGTGTCTG ATGACGTCCCCATCCGCACCTGGTTCCCCAAGGAAAACCTCTTCAGTTTCCAGACAGCAACCACAACTATGCAAGC CATCTC GGTGTTCAGGGGCTACGCGGAGAGGAAGCGCCGGAAACGGGAGAATGATTCCGCGTCTGTAATCCAGAG GAACTTCCGCAAACACCTGCGCATGGTCGGCAGCCGGCGGGTGAAGGCCCAGA GTAGTGACCTGCAGAGCTCCCATTGCACCTTGGGTGAGGCTTTCGAGGACCTGGACTGGGAGGCTGAGAAGGGCCTGGAGGCTGTAGCCTGCGACACTGAGGGCTTCGTGCCACCCAAGGTCATG CTCATTTCCTCCAAAGTGCCCAAAGCCGAGTACATCCCCACCATCATCCGCAGGGACGACCCCGCCATCATCCCCATCCTCTAC GACCATGAGCATGCAACCTTCGAGGACATCCTGG aggaGATAGAGAAGAAGCTGAATATCTACCACAAGGGGGCCAAAATCTGGAAGATGCTGATTTTCTGCCAG GGTGGGCCAGGACACTTGTACCTGCTCAAGAACAAGGTGGCCACCTTTGCCaaagtggagaaggaagaggacatGATCCA CTTCTGGAAGCGGTTGAGCCGCTTAATGAGCAAAGTGAACCCTGAGCCGAACGTCATCCACGTCATGGGCTGCTACGTCCTGGGGAACCCCAATGGGGAGAAG CTCTTCCAGAACCTCAGGACCCTCATGACTCCTTACAGGGTCATCTTCGAGTCGCCCCTGGAGCTGTCGGCTCAAG GGAAGCAGATGATCGAGACCTACTTTGACTTCCGGCTGTACCGCCTGTGGAAGAGCCGCCAGCACTCGAAGCTGCTGGACTTTGAGGACGTTCTGTGA